The following are encoded in a window of Syngnathus scovelli strain Florida chromosome 4, RoL_Ssco_1.2, whole genome shotgun sequence genomic DNA:
- the LOC125967721 gene encoding thrombospondin type-1 domain-containing protein 4 isoform X2, whose protein sequence is MCLEAEKKWRSFWAADWNMLPSKSTGVHVNQERSVCDHHPSRMRGVYTWLFRDVVLFLFCLEAVRCQHVADHRKVPQRTPPVLDSETDHGGIQGSWAPWGPWSACSLTCGGGVQKRSRSCLKVYPVYPGQVISALRPSVSIYRDGGRQEGRGSPSGGRRRISAFIPGRYGFGRTLSRASGRVRQSQPDRQRRSAVSHHGGLGSYHSGPHTETLWAPLYQQQGQTGLPPNGQDSRAQQRQLERPYQPLPASSCVGEGDRHKICDHKACPAFSKPIRAAQCSTHNKKPFMGNLYEWEPFNEVTGDQHCELNCRAAGFRFYVRHSDKVIDGTPCGPNNSSVCVSGKCMIPGCDGFLGSGKVMDKCGVCGGDNSTCRLVSGLFRHSLTKIGYHKIAEIPPGATKINVTEMTKSRNYLALRSRSGRAIINGNWAIDRPGKYEGGGTMFTYRRPNEISSTAGESLLAEGPTNEILEIYLIFQQPNPGIHYEYVVALETPQGNAVNEQQEVGHDDSQRGNYDPAGGGSYPPHRHDNQAPPRQRQYSWKRAGTSECSASCGKGSRRPIFHCVQRLNQAQVQDVLCEGSSKPVEQEEMCNLQHCPAFWDIGEWSECSRTCGLGTQQRQVLCRQTYADRTHNVHASRCDHLQRPETSGTCQTKICSEWRVLSEWTACSVPCGLGQRRRDVRCVSNVGDFVPDDECNPNLRPVHVENCDMGACAKSWFYTDWGAKCSAECGMGVRTRGVLCLNNHISSLPLEGCGSERPPDSQVCNTGPCENAMEWFTGPWTQCSAECGVGKQQRAVVCLTRSSDAIAVAPQYECSSLEKPLSQQSCNVKACGVKWYYTDWSACSKTCEGGFRVREVRCLSEDMQSSTNCEDRLKPAEREDCNPEPCVPQIDEHCKDEYFNCNVVVQARLCVYDYYKRSCCASCSRHPHRHYVAHRGRS, encoded by the exons ATGTGTTTAGAAGCCGAGAAAAAGTGGCGTTCATTTTGGGCTGCAGACTGGAATATGTTGCCTTCGAAGTCCACTGGAGTTCACGTAAATCAGGAACGCTCAG TGTGTGATCATCATCCTTCAAGAATGCGAGGAGTCTACACGTGGCTTTtcag GGACGttgtgctatttttattttgtttggagGCTGTGAGGTGTCAGCACGTCGCAGACCACAGAAAG GTTCCTCAGAGGACGCCGCCCGTGCTAGACTCTGAAACAGACCATGGAGGCATCCAAGGATCCTGGGCTCCCTGGGGACCCTGGTCGGCCTGCTCCCTGACATGTGGAGGTGGCGTGCAGAAGCGGAGTAGATCGTGTCTGAAGGTCTACCCTGTTTATCCGGGTCAGGTCATCTCAGCTTTGAGGCCTTCAGTTTCCATCTATCGGGATGGCGGCCGTCAAGAGGGCAGGGGGAGCCCGTCTGGTGGACGCAG GAGGATCAGCGCCTTCATCCCGGGCCGGTACGGCTTTGGAAGAACTCTATCTCGGGCTTCCGGAAGGGTCCGACAGTCTCAGCCTGACAGACAGAGACGTTCCGCCGTCTCCCACCACGGCGGACTCGGGTCGTACCACAGCGGACCTCACACGGAGACCCTTTGGGCGCCGTTGTACCAGCAGCAGGGGCAGACGGGGCTTCCTCCGAACGGGCAGGATTCCCGAGCTCAGCAGCGACAACTGGAGCGACCTTACCAACCTCTCCCGGCTTCTTCTTGTGTGGGAGAGGGCGATCGCCACAAAATCTGCGACCATAAG GCTTGCCCCGCATTCAGCAAACCCATCAGAGCTGCTCAGTGTTCCACACACAACAAGAAGCCTTTCATGGGGAATCTGTACGAGTGGGAGCCTTTCAATGAAG TTACAGGGGATCAGCACTGCGAGCTCAACTGTCGAGCCGCCGGCTTTCGTTTCTACGTGCGACACTCCGACAAGGTGATCGACGGCACGCCATGCGGACCCAACAATTCTTCGGTGTGTGTATCGGGAAAGTGCATG ATTCCAGGCTGCGATGGCTTCCTTGGCTCCGGGAAGGTGATGGACAAGTGCGGAGTGTGCGGCGGCGATAACAGCACCTGCCGTCTCGTATCGGGACTCTTCCGCCACTCTCTGACCAAAATCGGCTACCATAAGATCGCTGAAATCCCGCCAGGAGCTACCAAGATCAACGTCACAGAAATGACTAAAAGCCGCAACTACTTAG CACTGAGAAGCCGCTCGGGTCGGGCCATCATCAACGGGAATTGGGCTATTGATCGGCCGGGCAAGTATGAGGGCGGGGGCACGATGTTCACATACCGCCGACCCAATGAAATAAGCAGCACTGCTGGGGAGTCGCTGCTTGCCGAGGGGCCCACCAATGAGATCCTGGAAATTTAT TTGATCTTCCAGCAGCCCAACCCTGGGATTCACTATGAATATGTGGTCGCCTTGGAGACGCCACAAG GGAACGCCGTGAACGAGCAGCAAGAAGTGGGGCACGACGATTCCCAACGGGGAAATTATGACCCAGCCGGTGGGGGGAGTTACCCGCCTCATCGTCATGACAACCAGGCGCCACCGCGCCAACGGCAATACAGCTGGAAGAGGGCCGGCACCAGCGAGTGCAGCGCCTCCTGTGGTAAAG GTTCCAGGCGTCCCATCTTTCACTGCGTCCAGCGTCTGAACCAGGCCCAGGTCCAGGACGTTTTGTGTGAGGGCAGCAGTAAACCAGTGGAGCAGGAGGAAATGTGCAACCTGCAGCACTGCCCTGCATT TTGGGACATCGGCGAGTGGTCCGAATGCAGCAGGACGTGCGGTCTGGGCACGCAGCAGCGTCAGGTCCTGTGTCGCCAAACCTACGCTGACCGCACCCACAACGTGCACGCCAGCCGCTGCGACCACCTGCAGCGGCCCGAGACCTCCGGCACGTGCCAGACCAAAATCTGCAGCGAGTGGCGCGTCCTCTCCGAGTGGACCGCC TGCTCGGTGCCATGCGGGCTGGGTCAGAGGCGGCGGGACGTGCGCTGTGTCAGCAACGTGGGCGACTTTGTGCCCGACGATGAGTGTAACCCGAACCTGAGGCCAGTCCACGTGGAGAATTGCGACATGGGCGCCTGTGCCAAAAGTTGGTTCTACACAGACTGGGGCGCCAag tgTTCCGCTGAGTGTGGGATGGGCGTTCGTACGCGAGGTGTCTTGTGCTTGAACAATCACATCAGCAGCCTCCCACTGGAGGGCTGCGGCAGCGAACGACCTCCAGACTCGCAAGTGTGCAACACAGGCCCTTGTGAAAACGCCATGGAGTGGTTCACCGGCCCGTGGACTCAG TGTTCTGCAGAGTGCGGCGTGGGCAAGCAGCAGCGGGCAGTGGTGTGTCTGACGAGGTCATCGGACGCGATTGCCGTGGCGCCCCAGTATGAGTGCTCGTCGCTGGAGAAGCCGCTCAGCCAACAGAGCTGCAACGTGAAAGCTTGTGGAGTAAAGTGGTACTACACCGACTGGAGCGCT TGCTCCAAAACATGTGAGGGAGGATTCCGTGTGCGTGAGGTTCGTTGTCTCTCTGAAGACATGCAGTCCAGTACAAATTGTGAGGATCGGCTCAAACCTGCCGAACGGGAAGACTGCAACCCTGAACCTTGCGTACCTCAAATAG ATGAGCACTGCAAAGACGAGTACTTCAACTGCAACGTTGTGGTCCAGGCTCGCTTGTGCGTGTATGACTACTATAAGAGGAGCTGTTGCGCGTCCTGCTCTCGCCACCCCCACAGACACTACGTGGCCCACAGGGGGCGCAGCTGA
- the pepd gene encoding xaa-Pro dipeptidase translates to MATAPEPVFWLGNETLRVSAELFAENRRRLCNGLRAKENLESNSVVVLQGGEQQQRHCTDTDVVFRQESFFHWAFGVTESDCYGAIQVDSGKSILFVPKLPPSYATWMGEIFSKDHFRKKYAVDEVHYTCDIAEFLRDLKPAVLLTLRGQNTDSGSVSREASFEGISQFQVNNTLLHPVIVECRLIKTDMELEVLRYTNKVSSEAHKIIMKSVKPGQKEYEMESLFQHYCYTKGGMRHTSYTCICGTGNNCSVLHYGHAGAPNDKTIMDGDMCLFDMGGEYYCYSSDITCSFPANGKFTADQRAIYEAVLKASRTVMAAIKPGVKWTEMHRLADRVHLEELVKVGILKGSVEDMMKVHLGSTFMPHGLGHLLGIDVHDVGGYPEGVERIDQPGLKSLRMGRLVQERMVLTVEPGIYFINQLLDEALNDPAKSCFINNQALSRFRGFGGVRIEDDIAVTADGIELLTCVPRTVEEIESFMNTSEKPFSPLVSSQKF, encoded by the exons ACCGGTTTTCTGGCTGGGTAACGAAACCCTGCGAGTGTCCGCCGAGCTTTTCGCAGAAAACCGCCGGCGCCTCTGTAACGGACTGAGGGCCAAAGAGAACTTGGAGAGCAACTCGGTGGTGGTGCTGCAGGGTGGCGAGCAGCAACAGAGGCACTGCACCGACACGGAcgtggtcttcaggcag GAGTCGTTCTTCCATTGGGCCTTTGGGGTGACTGAGTCTGACTGCTATGGGGCCATTCAAGTGGACTCGGGGAAGTCCATCCTGTTTGTTCCGAAACTGCCTCCAAGCTACGCCACTTGGATGGGAGA AATCTTCTCCAAAGACCATTTCAGGAAGAAGTATGCTGTAGATGAGGTGCACTATACCTGTGAT ATTGCTGAATTCCTGCGGGACCTGAAACCGGCCGTCCTCCTCACATTG CGAGGACAGAACACAGACAGTGGTAGCGTCAGCCGGGAAGCCTCCTTTGAAGGAATTAGCCA ATTCCAAGTGAACAACACGTTGTTGCACCCAGTCATTGTGGAATG CCGCCTGATTAAGACGGACATGGAGCTTGAGGTCCTGAGGTACACCAACAAGGTGTCCAGCGAAGCCCACAAGATC ATTATGAAGAGTGTCAAACCTGGGCAGAAAGAATACGAAATGGAAAg CCTCTTCCAACACTACTGCTACACTAAAGGAGGCATGCGGCACACTTCGTACACTTGTATCTGCGGAAC GGGCAACAATTGCTCGGTTCTGCACTATGGTCACGCTGGGGCTCCCAACGACAAAACCATAATGGATGGCGACATGTG TTTGTTCGACATGGGCGGTGAGTACTACTGCTACTCGTCAGACATCACATGCTCCTTCCCAGCCAATGGCAAGTTCACCGCCGACCAGAGGGCCATCTACGAGGCTGTTCTAAAAGCCTCCAGAACAGTCATGGCTGCCATCAAACCAG GCGTGAAGTGGACCGAGATGCACCGACTGGCTGACCGGGTCCACCTGGAGGAGCTGGTCAAAGTGGGCATTCTTAAGGGCAGCGTGGAAGACATGATGAAAGTCCACCTTGGCTCTACTTTCATGCCTCACGGTCTGGGCCACCTGCTGGGCATCGACGTGCACGACGTGGGCGGCTACCCCGAG GGAGTGGAGCGCATCGACCAGCCCGGACTGAAGAGTCTGCGCATGGGCCGCCTGGTCCAGGAGCGCATGGTGCTCACCGTGGAGCCCGGCATCTACTTCATCAACCAACTGCTGGATGAAGCCCTGAATGACCCCGCCAAGAGTTGCTTCATCAATAACCAAGCGCTCAGTCGCTTCAGAGGCTTTGGCGGG GTTCGCATTGAGGATGACATCGCCGTCACCGCGGACGGCATCGAGCTGCTTACCTGCGTGCCAAGGACCGTGGAGGAGATCGAGTCCTTCATGAACACCTCGGAAAAACCCTTCAGCCCACTCGTGTCCAGCCAAAAATTTTGA
- the LOC125967721 gene encoding thrombospondin type-1 domain-containing protein 4 isoform X1 has protein sequence MCLEAEKKWRSFWAADWNMLPSKSTGVHVNQERSVCDHHPSRMRGVYTWLFRDVVLFLFCLEAVRCQHVADHRKVPQRTPPVLDSETDHGGIQGSWAPWGPWSACSLTCGGGVQKRSRSCLKVYPVYPGQVISALRPSVSIYRDGGRQEGRGSPSGGRRRISAFIPGRYGFGRTLSRASGRVRQSQPDRQRRSAVSHHGGLGSYHSGPHTETLWAPLYQQQGQTGLPPNGQDSRAQQRQLERPYQPLPASSCVGEGDRHKICDHKACPAFSKPIRAAQCSTHNKKPFMGNLYEWEPFNEVTGDQHCELNCRAAGFRFYVRHSDKVIDGTPCGPNNSSVCVSGKCMIPGCDGFLGSGKVMDKCGVCGGDNSTCRLVSGLFRHSLTKIGYHKIAEIPPGATKINVTEMTKSRNYLALRSRSGRAIINGNWAIDRPGKYEGGGTMFTYRRPNEISSTAGESLLAEGPTNEILEIYLIFQQPNPGIHYEYVVALETPQGKQDPQDQRSHDIHPYSNQSHLSGNAVNEQQEVGHDDSQRGNYDPAGGGSYPPHRHDNQAPPRQRQYSWKRAGTSECSASCGKGSRRPIFHCVQRLNQAQVQDVLCEGSSKPVEQEEMCNLQHCPAFWDIGEWSECSRTCGLGTQQRQVLCRQTYADRTHNVHASRCDHLQRPETSGTCQTKICSEWRVLSEWTACSVPCGLGQRRRDVRCVSNVGDFVPDDECNPNLRPVHVENCDMGACAKSWFYTDWGAKCSAECGMGVRTRGVLCLNNHISSLPLEGCGSERPPDSQVCNTGPCENAMEWFTGPWTQCSAECGVGKQQRAVVCLTRSSDAIAVAPQYECSSLEKPLSQQSCNVKACGVKWYYTDWSACSKTCEGGFRVREVRCLSEDMQSSTNCEDRLKPAEREDCNPEPCVPQIDEHCKDEYFNCNVVVQARLCVYDYYKRSCCASCSRHPHRHYVAHRGRS, from the exons ATGTGTTTAGAAGCCGAGAAAAAGTGGCGTTCATTTTGGGCTGCAGACTGGAATATGTTGCCTTCGAAGTCCACTGGAGTTCACGTAAATCAGGAACGCTCAG TGTGTGATCATCATCCTTCAAGAATGCGAGGAGTCTACACGTGGCTTTtcag GGACGttgtgctatttttattttgtttggagGCTGTGAGGTGTCAGCACGTCGCAGACCACAGAAAG GTTCCTCAGAGGACGCCGCCCGTGCTAGACTCTGAAACAGACCATGGAGGCATCCAAGGATCCTGGGCTCCCTGGGGACCCTGGTCGGCCTGCTCCCTGACATGTGGAGGTGGCGTGCAGAAGCGGAGTAGATCGTGTCTGAAGGTCTACCCTGTTTATCCGGGTCAGGTCATCTCAGCTTTGAGGCCTTCAGTTTCCATCTATCGGGATGGCGGCCGTCAAGAGGGCAGGGGGAGCCCGTCTGGTGGACGCAG GAGGATCAGCGCCTTCATCCCGGGCCGGTACGGCTTTGGAAGAACTCTATCTCGGGCTTCCGGAAGGGTCCGACAGTCTCAGCCTGACAGACAGAGACGTTCCGCCGTCTCCCACCACGGCGGACTCGGGTCGTACCACAGCGGACCTCACACGGAGACCCTTTGGGCGCCGTTGTACCAGCAGCAGGGGCAGACGGGGCTTCCTCCGAACGGGCAGGATTCCCGAGCTCAGCAGCGACAACTGGAGCGACCTTACCAACCTCTCCCGGCTTCTTCTTGTGTGGGAGAGGGCGATCGCCACAAAATCTGCGACCATAAG GCTTGCCCCGCATTCAGCAAACCCATCAGAGCTGCTCAGTGTTCCACACACAACAAGAAGCCTTTCATGGGGAATCTGTACGAGTGGGAGCCTTTCAATGAAG TTACAGGGGATCAGCACTGCGAGCTCAACTGTCGAGCCGCCGGCTTTCGTTTCTACGTGCGACACTCCGACAAGGTGATCGACGGCACGCCATGCGGACCCAACAATTCTTCGGTGTGTGTATCGGGAAAGTGCATG ATTCCAGGCTGCGATGGCTTCCTTGGCTCCGGGAAGGTGATGGACAAGTGCGGAGTGTGCGGCGGCGATAACAGCACCTGCCGTCTCGTATCGGGACTCTTCCGCCACTCTCTGACCAAAATCGGCTACCATAAGATCGCTGAAATCCCGCCAGGAGCTACCAAGATCAACGTCACAGAAATGACTAAAAGCCGCAACTACTTAG CACTGAGAAGCCGCTCGGGTCGGGCCATCATCAACGGGAATTGGGCTATTGATCGGCCGGGCAAGTATGAGGGCGGGGGCACGATGTTCACATACCGCCGACCCAATGAAATAAGCAGCACTGCTGGGGAGTCGCTGCTTGCCGAGGGGCCCACCAATGAGATCCTGGAAATTTAT TTGATCTTCCAGCAGCCCAACCCTGGGATTCACTATGAATATGTGGTCGCCTTGGAGACGCCACAAGGTAAACAAGACCCCCAGGATCAAAGGTCACATGACATCCACCCATACTCAAATCAATCACACCTCTCAGGGAACGCCGTGAACGAGCAGCAAGAAGTGGGGCACGACGATTCCCAACGGGGAAATTATGACCCAGCCGGTGGGGGGAGTTACCCGCCTCATCGTCATGACAACCAGGCGCCACCGCGCCAACGGCAATACAGCTGGAAGAGGGCCGGCACCAGCGAGTGCAGCGCCTCCTGTGGTAAAG GTTCCAGGCGTCCCATCTTTCACTGCGTCCAGCGTCTGAACCAGGCCCAGGTCCAGGACGTTTTGTGTGAGGGCAGCAGTAAACCAGTGGAGCAGGAGGAAATGTGCAACCTGCAGCACTGCCCTGCATT TTGGGACATCGGCGAGTGGTCCGAATGCAGCAGGACGTGCGGTCTGGGCACGCAGCAGCGTCAGGTCCTGTGTCGCCAAACCTACGCTGACCGCACCCACAACGTGCACGCCAGCCGCTGCGACCACCTGCAGCGGCCCGAGACCTCCGGCACGTGCCAGACCAAAATCTGCAGCGAGTGGCGCGTCCTCTCCGAGTGGACCGCC TGCTCGGTGCCATGCGGGCTGGGTCAGAGGCGGCGGGACGTGCGCTGTGTCAGCAACGTGGGCGACTTTGTGCCCGACGATGAGTGTAACCCGAACCTGAGGCCAGTCCACGTGGAGAATTGCGACATGGGCGCCTGTGCCAAAAGTTGGTTCTACACAGACTGGGGCGCCAag tgTTCCGCTGAGTGTGGGATGGGCGTTCGTACGCGAGGTGTCTTGTGCTTGAACAATCACATCAGCAGCCTCCCACTGGAGGGCTGCGGCAGCGAACGACCTCCAGACTCGCAAGTGTGCAACACAGGCCCTTGTGAAAACGCCATGGAGTGGTTCACCGGCCCGTGGACTCAG TGTTCTGCAGAGTGCGGCGTGGGCAAGCAGCAGCGGGCAGTGGTGTGTCTGACGAGGTCATCGGACGCGATTGCCGTGGCGCCCCAGTATGAGTGCTCGTCGCTGGAGAAGCCGCTCAGCCAACAGAGCTGCAACGTGAAAGCTTGTGGAGTAAAGTGGTACTACACCGACTGGAGCGCT TGCTCCAAAACATGTGAGGGAGGATTCCGTGTGCGTGAGGTTCGTTGTCTCTCTGAAGACATGCAGTCCAGTACAAATTGTGAGGATCGGCTCAAACCTGCCGAACGGGAAGACTGCAACCCTGAACCTTGCGTACCTCAAATAG ATGAGCACTGCAAAGACGAGTACTTCAACTGCAACGTTGTGGTCCAGGCTCGCTTGTGCGTGTATGACTACTATAAGAGGAGCTGTTGCGCGTCCTGCTCTCGCCACCCCCACAGACACTACGTGGCCCACAGGGGGCGCAGCTGA